The genomic stretch CCGGTGGCGCCTTCCTCCACGCGGATGCTGAGGGCGCAGCCCGCGGCGTTGGCCTGGTCGCGGTGGCGCTCCACCACCTCTCGCACCAGGTGCGCCAGGTCCAGCGGCTCCGTGTCCAGCACCATGCGGCCCGCCGACAGGCGGGACAGGTCCAGGAGGTTGTGCACCAGCCGGCCCAGGCGCAGCGTCTCGCCCTCGGCTCCGGCCAGGCCTTCGCGCAGCCGCGTGTCGGAGGTGCCGGCGCTCTGCATGGACATGCGCCGCAGCCGCAGCTGGAGCGAGCTGAGCGGGTTGCCCAGGTCATGCGCGGCGATGCCAATCAGCTCCAGCGCGCCCTGGGCCTGCGCCAGCAGCCGGGCGTTGTCGAGCGCGAGCGCGGCGCGCGCCGCCAGTTCTTCCATGAAGGCCCGGTCCACCTCGCCGAAGCGGCGGTGCGTGCCGGTGGACATCAAGCACAGCGCGCCCAGCACGCGCGAGCCCACCGCCAGCGGCACCGTGAGGGCGGACGTCACGCCCAGCGCGCCCAGCAGCTCGCCGTGCGCGCTGCCTTCCAGCGCCGGCGTGAGACGGGCGCTGTCCAGCTCCGGCAGCAGCTCGCTGCGACCCGTGCGCACCACGCGGGAGGGGCCCACCTCGCCGTCCTCCGGACAGCGCAGCAGCGGCTCCCACATGCGGTGGGTGGCGGCGATGTCCTCGCAGGCCACCGCGTGCGGACGCACCGTGCCGTCCTCGGAGGGGAGGAAGAGGATGCAGGCGTCGGCCACCTCGGGCACGCACAGCCGGGTGAGGGCCTCGCCCACTTCGCGCGCGCCTGACAGCGGCTGGAGCACGCGACCGGCTTCCGCGAAGAGCGCCTGGGCCCGCTCCATCCGGCGGCGCTCGGTGATGTCGCGTGTCACCTTCACGAAGCCGCGCAGTCGCCCGTGCGCGTCGTACAGCGCGGTGAGCAGCGTCTCCGCCCAGAAGCGGCTGCCATCGCGGCGCACCCGCCAGCCCTCCGCCAGCAGGCGTCCCTCGCGCGCGGCCCGCTCACGGTGCGCGCGGGGCACGCCAGCGGCCACCTCGTCCACCGGATAGATGCGGTCCGCGTCGCGTCCGGCGAGCTCCACCTCGGACCAGCCCGTGAGGCGCTCGGCGCCCGCGTTCCACGCCGTCACCCGGCCGTGCCGGTCCAGGAAGCACAGCGCATAGTCCGTCACCCCGTCCATGAGGAGCTGCAGGTGCTGCTCGCTGGACTCGTGGCGCGCGTGCAGCGGCGCCAGCGCGCGGTGGAGCACGAAGCCCAGCGCCGCCACGCAGGCCAGACCGAGCAGCCCCGCCAGCACGGCCTGGGGCAGGGCGCCGTGGCCCACGGGCGTGCTGGCTTGCGCGTAGACGGCGGACAGCAGCGTCGCGAGCAGCAGCAACCCGGCGAACAGGCAGGCGGACAGGCCCGCGCTCACTCGCTGAGCGAACGTCCAACGGCGCATCATGTGGTGACTCCCCCCCAAGGCACCCTGTCGGGCGTGCCGTCGGTAAGGAAAGCATCACCGATACTGCACGCTGGAAGACATCGTCCTGGTGGACGGGGTGGGTCCGCCCCAGGGGGGGCTCGGGCCGTGCGGTGCGGGCCTCCGGAGGGCGCTCCGTCCGACGAAAGGCCGTCACGGGAGGCTGTCATGGAATGGCCTTCATCCGGACGGGGGGTTATGAGCGGACGTCCATGTCTCTCGTCGAAGGTTCGAAGGTCCGCTACCTCCCGCAGCCCGAATGGGGTGTGGGGCATCTGTTGTCGCTGCAGGAGGACGGCGCCAAGGCGCTCGTCGCCTTTCCCGCCCGGGAAGACGCCCCGGTGCTGGTGTCCACCAAGGGGGGCGCCCTGGTGCAGTACCCGCTGCCTCCGGGCGAGCCGGTCATCACCTACAAGGGCCGCCTGGCGCTGGTGGTGCGCGAGGAGCCGGGGGCGCGCGGCCTGCGCCGCTACGTGCTGCGCTACGTGGAGAACGACGAGGAGGACGAGCTCCCCGAGTCCTCGCTGCGCGCGCTGCCGCCCCGCTCCGACCTGCTGACCACCCTGCGCGAGGGCCGCGTGGGCGAGGCGAGGGCCTTCACGCTGCGCAAGCAGGCGCTGGTGCTGGACGACGAGCGCCGCTGTGACGCGCTGGGCGCGCTGCTGGCCAGCCGCATCATGGTGAAGCCGCACCAGGTGGGCGTGGTGCAGCGCGTGTTGTCCGCCAGCCGTCCGCGCTTCGTGCTGGCGGACGAGGTGGGCCTGGGCAAGACGATTGAGGCGGGCATGGTGTTCAGCGCGCTGCGCCTGTCCGGACTGGCGCGCCGCTGTCTGGTGGTGGCGCCCAGCCACCTCACCGTGCAGTGGCTGGTGGAGCTGTTCCACAAGTTCAACCAGCTCTTCACGCTGATGGATTCGGACCGCTACGCGCAGTCCCTGAAGGAAGCGCCGGAGGTGTCTCCCTGGGCGCGCTTCCCACTGGTGGTGACCAGCCTGGAGTTGCTCCAGCGCAGCGAGGAGCACCGCCGCGCGCTGGCCGGCGAGGACGCTTTCTGGGATTTGGTCATCATCGACGAGGCGCACCACCTCAAGGGCGAGCGCGCCTTCGAGGCCGCGCAGGTGCTGGCGAAGAACACGTGGGGCCTGTTGCTGCTCACCGCCACGCCCATGCAGTTGGACCCGGCGGAGTACCACGGCCTGCTCACCCTCATCGACGCGGCCACGGCGCCCTCCGTCGCGGGCTTCGAGGAGCGGCTCAAGCGTCAGGAAGAACTGTCCGCCGCGGTGCGCGCGCTGATGGAGGGTGGCAAGCCGTCCGCCGCGGTGCAGGCGCTGGCGAAGCGCTTCCCCGAGGACGCGAAACTGTCCTCGCTGAAGGACCGCGACGCGCTGCTGCAACACCTGTCGGAGACGTACAGCCTCAGTGACCGGCTGGTGCGCAACCGCCGCGCGGTGGTGGGCGGCTTCTCCACGCGCCGGCTGCACCGCCACCCGGTGACGCTGCCCGCCGAGGAGCTGAAGGTCCGCGACGCCGCGCTGGCGGTGCTCGCCGGGGCCAGCCTGCGCGGCGCGCCGCTGGGCAACGTGCTGCGCCGGCTGGAGTCCAGCCCCGCCGCCTTCGCGGGCGCGGTGCGCGCCAACCCCGTGTTCAAGGGGCATGCGGACGCGCTGCGGTTGCCGTCGCGCGACGCGAAGTTCGGCGCCTTCCTGGGCGTGCTGCGCGGCGTCTGGAAGTCGGAGCCGGCGGCGAAGGTGCTCGTCTTCACGGAGAGCCGAGACACGCTGGACGCGCTCCAGTCCGAGCTGGGCCGCGAGGGCGTGGAGGCGCTGGGCTACCACGGTGATTTGCCCCTGGTGGAGCGCGACCGGCAGGTGGCGCGCTTCCGTGACCCGGAAGGGCCCAAGGTGCTGCTGTGCACCGAAGTCGGTGGCGAGGGCCGCAACTTCCAGTTCGCGCACCACCTGGTGCACTACGACCTGCCTTGGAGCCCGGCCACGGTGGAGCAGCGCATTGGCCGCCTGGACCGAATCGGCCAGACGCACCCGGTGGAGATTCACGTCTTCGACCCGGCGGGCACGCTGGCCTCCGACGTGCTGATGCTGCTGGCGGACGCGGTGGGCGTCTTCGGCGAGACGGTGGGCGGCCTGGACGCGGTGCTGGAAGAGGTGGAGGCGCGGCTGGCCGAGCTGGCGCTGATGCCGCGCGAGGCCCGCATGGCCTACGCGCAGGAGCTGAAGGCCCGCGTGGAGGCGGCGCGCGCGCAGGTGAAGCGCGCGTATGACCCGCTCCTGGATGTGCGCAGCTTCGACCGGCCCGCGGTGGAGCGCCTGGTGAAGCGTGCGCAGGAGCGCATGGGCATCGAGGCCGACGAGGAGGACGAGGACGGCGAGGCGGAGGCGTCCGGCGTGGAGGATGGCCTGTGGGGCATCGCGCGCGACCTGGACGAGCGGCTGGAGGAGACGGTGACGGAGCTGGCGCGCCGGGTGGGCATCGGCGTGGACACCGACGAGCAGGTGGAGGCCTTCCAGGTGGCCTTCCAGTTCGGCCACGCGCTGAAGGTGGACGGGCTGCCGGGCATCGACGTGATGGAGGACCGCACGCAGCTGGGCACCTTCTGGCGCGACACCGCGGTGGAGGCGGAGGAGCTGGAGTACTTCGCCACCGGCCACCCGCTGGTGGAGGCGCTCTTCGGCTTCCTGCGAGACGGCCCCTACGGGCGCAGCGCCTTCCGCTTCATCGAGCGGCGTGGACCCCAGAAGGGACGCGGCGTGGAGCTGCTTTTCCACGCCCAGTTGCCGGAGCCAGAGGACACGTCCCCTGGCGCCCGGGTGCCCAGCCGCCAGCTGGCGCGCTTCCTGGAACGCACGCTGCTGCACGTGGCCGTGGTGGACGGCGCCGGCGGCCCCAAGGCCGACACCGCGCTGCTTCCCGCGCTGGAGACGGAAGGGCGCTCGCTCAAGGGCGACGAGGTGGCGCGCGCCTTCCCGGGCTTCGCGGACTTCGTGGACGCGGCGGTGCCCGTGGGCCAGAAGGCCGCCGAGGCGGAGCTGGCGAAGCTGGCCACCCGGGCGCGCAAGGCCATTGAAGCCGAGCGCGACGCCGCCGTGGCCCGCCTGCGCTTGTCCCTGGGACACCAGGGCCTCTCCACGGAGGCCGTGGAGGCGCAGC from Myxococcus xanthus encodes the following:
- a CDS encoding sensor histidine kinase produces the protein MMRRWTFAQRVSAGLSACLFAGLLLLATLLSAVYAQASTPVGHGALPQAVLAGLLGLACVAALGFVLHRALAPLHARHESSEQHLQLLMDGVTDYALCFLDRHGRVTAWNAGAERLTGWSEVELAGRDADRIYPVDEVAAGVPRAHRERAAREGRLLAEGWRVRRDGSRFWAETLLTALYDAHGRLRGFVKVTRDITERRRMERAQALFAEAGRVLQPLSGAREVGEALTRLCVPEVADACILFLPSEDGTVRPHAVACEDIAATHRMWEPLLRCPEDGEVGPSRVVRTGRSELLPELDSARLTPALEGSAHGELLGALGVTSALTVPLAVGSRVLGALCLMSTGTHRRFGEVDRAFMEELAARAALALDNARLLAQAQGALELIGIAAHDLGNPLSSLQLRLRRMSMQSAGTSDTRLREGLAGAEGETLRLGRLVHNLLDLSRLSAGRMVLDTEPLDLAHLVREVVERHRDQANAAGCALSIRVEEGATGQWDRQRLDRVVTNLLSNALKFGRGHPVELRVQADTHCVRFAVRDGGIGIGVEAQQRLFHRFQRVHAGGQHPGAGLGLYIVRQLVEAHGGTIHVQSRIGEGAEFTIELPRRTNKESCSVNEVQV
- a CDS encoding helicase-related protein; amino-acid sequence: MSLVEGSKVRYLPQPEWGVGHLLSLQEDGAKALVAFPAREDAPVLVSTKGGALVQYPLPPGEPVITYKGRLALVVREEPGARGLRRYVLRYVENDEEDELPESSLRALPPRSDLLTTLREGRVGEARAFTLRKQALVLDDERRCDALGALLASRIMVKPHQVGVVQRVLSASRPRFVLADEVGLGKTIEAGMVFSALRLSGLARRCLVVAPSHLTVQWLVELFHKFNQLFTLMDSDRYAQSLKEAPEVSPWARFPLVVTSLELLQRSEEHRRALAGEDAFWDLVIIDEAHHLKGERAFEAAQVLAKNTWGLLLLTATPMQLDPAEYHGLLTLIDAATAPSVAGFEERLKRQEELSAAVRALMEGGKPSAAVQALAKRFPEDAKLSSLKDRDALLQHLSETYSLSDRLVRNRRAVVGGFSTRRLHRHPVTLPAEELKVRDAALAVLAGASLRGAPLGNVLRRLESSPAAFAGAVRANPVFKGHADALRLPSRDAKFGAFLGVLRGVWKSEPAAKVLVFTESRDTLDALQSELGREGVEALGYHGDLPLVERDRQVARFRDPEGPKVLLCTEVGGEGRNFQFAHHLVHYDLPWSPATVEQRIGRLDRIGQTHPVEIHVFDPAGTLASDVLMLLADAVGVFGETVGGLDAVLEEVEARLAELALMPREARMAYAQELKARVEAARAQVKRAYDPLLDVRSFDRPAVERLVKRAQERMGIEADEEDEDGEAEASGVEDGLWGIARDLDERLEETVTELARRVGIGVDTDEQVEAFQVAFQFGHALKVDGLPGIDVMEDRTQLGTFWRDTAVEAEELEYFATGHPLVEALFGFLRDGPYGRSAFRFIERRGPQKGRGVELLFHAQLPEPEDTSPGARVPSRQLARFLERTLLHVAVVDGAGGPKADTALLPALETEGRSLKGDEVARAFPGFADFVDAAVPVGQKAAEAELAKLATRARKAIEAERDAAVARLRLSLGHQGLSTEAVEAQLDAERNHYARLLDALAGAKVVLDSACGFVLNR